The proteins below are encoded in one region of Candidatus Hydrogenedentota bacterium:
- a CDS encoding lipoate--protein ligase family protein, whose translation MRLLSVSYPDPARNLALDELLLEGVADSSMTDTLRFWECPIPFIAIGSSQSVAEVVDEAACQRDGVPILRRCSAGGAVLQGPGSFNFAFALSYERYPETAALHGSYAFLLDKVAQALKLLGIDAVRQGVSDLAVEGMKCSGNAQRRKRNACLHHGSLLYQVSMEAMERYLPEPWDRPEYRGARVHKEFVRPVSVTPALLADALRRVFCPAASPSQLSAAEEQEVSQLAREKYSARAWNYRR comes from the coding sequence ATGCGTTTATTATCTGTCAGCTATCCCGATCCTGCGCGCAATCTTGCCCTCGACGAACTGTTGCTGGAAGGCGTGGCAGATTCGTCTATGACGGATACACTGCGCTTTTGGGAGTGTCCCATCCCTTTTATCGCCATCGGCTCCAGTCAGTCTGTGGCGGAAGTAGTCGATGAAGCGGCGTGTCAGCGTGATGGCGTGCCAATCTTGCGGCGCTGTTCAGCAGGCGGCGCCGTGTTGCAAGGACCGGGTTCCTTCAATTTCGCTTTTGCCCTTTCCTATGAGCGTTATCCGGAAACGGCGGCGCTCCACGGCTCCTATGCCTTTTTGCTGGATAAGGTGGCGCAGGCTTTAAAGCTGCTCGGTATTGACGCGGTGCGGCAAGGTGTTTCCGACTTGGCAGTAGAGGGCATGAAATGTTCTGGCAATGCCCAGCGCCGTAAACGGAACGCCTGTCTGCACCATGGCTCACTCTTATATCAGGTGTCTATGGAAGCGATGGAACGCTATCTGCCGGAACCCTGGGATCGTCCGGAATATCGAGGCGCCCGTGTGCACAAGGAATTTGTTCGTCCTGTGTCGGTGACGCCCGCCCTGCTTGCCGATGCTTTGCGCCGTGTCTTTTGTCCGGCTGCGTCGCCGTCGCAGCTGTCGGCGGCGGAAGAGCAAGAGGTCAGTCAACTTGCCCGCGAGAAGTACAGCGCCCGTGCGTGGAATTATCGGCGTTAA